CCCTTCCTGGTCAGACTATGGAACAGGTGGTCGATAATGTCGCAAAGGCTTTGGAGTTGGATATTCCCCACATGAGCCTCTATAGCTTGATTTTGGAGAATCACACGGTCTTCATGAACCGCCAACGTCGTGGCAATCTGCATCTGCCCAACGAAGATGTAGAGTCCGATATGTTCGACTACATTCTTCAAGAGTTGGAGAAAAACGGCTTCGAGCATTATGAGATTTCCAACTTCACCAAGCCTGGTTTTGAAAGCCGCCACAACCTCATGTACTGGGACAACTCCGAGTATTACGGTTTGGGGGCAGGGGCTTCAGGCTACATCGACGGCATGCGCTACCGCAACCGCGGCCCCATCCAGCACTACCTCAAGTCCATCCGTGAAAAAGGCCATTCCCGCCTGCACGAAGAGTTTCTTAGCAAAAACGAGCAGATGGAAGAAGAGATGTTTTTAGGGCTACGGAAAAAAACTGGCGTGTCCATCGAGCGATTCGAGGAGAAGTTTGGCATTTCCTTTGAAGACCGCTATGGTCATGTGGTCAAAGACTTGAAAAATGAAGGTCTTATACAAGAAGAAGACCGTTGGCTTCGGATGACCAAAAAAGGATTGTTTCTTGGCGACACAGTTGCCGAACGTTTCATTATAGAAGATTAGAAAGAGGACACAATGGGACTAACCTACCAAGAAAATTTCACCATTCCCTTTGATAT
The sequence above is a segment of the Streptococcus suis genome. Coding sequences within it:
- the hemW gene encoding radical SAM family heme chaperone HemW; amino-acid sequence: MKKRPTSAYIHIPFCTQICYYCDFSKVFIKNQPVEEYLAALMEEVKFYNLPTLKTLYIGGGTPSALSAEQLDYLLTNMEDLLDLSQVEEFTIEANPGDLTADKIAVLKKSKCNRVSLGVQTFDDRMLKKIGRSHNQAQIYETIAALKEAGFYNISIDLIYALPGQTMEQVVDNVAKALELDIPHMSLYSLILENHTVFMNRQRRGNLHLPNEDVESDMFDYILQELEKNGFEHYEISNFTKPGFESRHNLMYWDNSEYYGLGAGASGYIDGMRYRNRGPIQHYLKSIREKGHSRLHEEFLSKNEQMEEEMFLGLRKKTGVSIERFEEKFGISFEDRYGHVVKDLKNEGLIQEEDRWLRMTKKGLFLGDTVAERFIIED